A stretch of the Sulfurimonas sp. HSL-1656 genome encodes the following:
- a CDS encoding helix-turn-helix transcriptional regulator: MHTYDEPVYLISIVSKILDIHPQTLRQYERENLITPSRSDGRIRLYSQRDIDRIKLILRLTREMGVNLAGVDVALRLKEQIDTMEQEIAELRHQLAKARQSTSVPPEKALVTKKSIYEMIIFKEK, encoded by the coding sequence ATGCACACTTATGACGAACCGGTCTACCTGATCAGCATCGTGTCGAAGATCCTCGACATCCATCCGCAGACCCTGCGGCAGTATGAACGCGAAAACCTTATCACCCCTTCGCGTTCGGACGGCCGGATTCGTCTCTACTCCCAGCGCGACATCGATCGTATCAAGCTGATCCTCCGCCTTACCCGTGAGATGGGCGTCAACCTCGCCGGGGTCGACGTGGCGCTGCGCCTCAAGGAACAGATCGATACGATGGAGCAGGAGATCGCCGAGCTGCGCCATCAGCTGGCCAAGGCGAGACAGAGTACCAGCGTACCGCCCGAGAAGGCTCTGGTCACGAAAAAAAGCATCTACGAAATGATCATCTTCAAAGAGAAGTGA
- a CDS encoding DnaJ C-terminal domain-containing protein produces MSKSLYETLGVNENATESEIKKAYRKMARQYHPDVNKSPEAEEKFKEINAAYEVLSDKEKKAQYDRFGDQMFGGQNFQDFARSQGGNVDLDEILRQMFGGGGGFGGFGGGAGGFGGGGGFGGFGGFGGGGYQQPVNLDLESSITVPFQTAILGGKHQVNVEGESFDIKIPAGIKSGEKLRVRGKGRKQGGSVGDLYLKINIASTPEYERDGDTLIKTFDVPLYAALFGDKVTVKTLEKEITLKVPQNTKNGQRFRVKEMGVMNRKSNVRGDLYLVANIILPNVDGLEPSLVEAMKAQLPKE; encoded by the coding sequence ATGAGTAAAAGCCTTTATGAAACCCTTGGCGTCAATGAAAATGCGACCGAATCGGAAATCAAAAAAGCCTACCGGAAAATGGCACGCCAGTACCATCCGGATGTGAACAAGTCCCCCGAAGCGGAGGAGAAGTTCAAAGAGATCAATGCCGCGTACGAGGTCCTGAGCGATAAAGAGAAAAAAGCGCAGTACGACCGTTTCGGCGATCAGATGTTCGGCGGTCAGAACTTTCAGGACTTCGCCCGTTCGCAGGGCGGCAACGTCGACCTCGATGAGATCCTTCGCCAGATGTTCGGCGGCGGGGGCGGTTTTGGAGGCTTTGGCGGCGGTGCAGGCGGTTTCGGCGGGGGTGGCGGCTTCGGAGGCTTTGGCGGTTTCGGGGGCGGCGGTTACCAGCAGCCGGTCAACCTTGACCTGGAGAGCTCCATCACCGTCCCGTTCCAGACGGCCATCCTCGGCGGCAAGCACCAGGTGAACGTGGAAGGGGAGAGTTTCGACATCAAGATCCCTGCGGGGATCAAGTCGGGCGAGAAACTCCGCGTCCGCGGCAAAGGGCGCAAGCAGGGCGGCAGCGTCGGCGATCTCTACCTCAAGATCAACATCGCATCCACCCCGGAGTACGAGCGTGACGGCGATACCCTGATCAAAACCTTTGACGTCCCGCTCTACGCGGCGCTTTTCGGTGACAAGGTGACCGTCAAGACGCTGGAGAAGGAGATCACCCTCAAGGTGCCGCAGAACACGAAAAACGGCCAGCGTTTCCGGGTGAAGGAGATGGGGGTCATGAACCGCAAAAGCAACGTACGCGGGGACCTCTACCTCGTCGCGAACATCATCCTGCCGAACGTGGACGGCCTCGAGCCCTCCCTTGTCGAGGCGATGAAAGCGCAATTACCGAAGGAGTAA
- the purH gene encoding bifunctional phosphoribosylaminoimidazolecarboxamide formyltransferase/IMP cyclohydrolase, whose amino-acid sequence MKRALLSVSDKSNIVEFAASLVKHGYEIISTGGTFKMLKEAGIAAIEIDEVTKFPECFEGRVKTLNPYIHGGILHRRDKQSHLDQAAELGVEPIDLVCVNLYPFKATIERTDDFEEIIENIDIGGPAMVRSAAKNFDSVMIVTDPSDYSLVLGAIENDENSVEFRRSLMIKAYEHTAAYDSMIANYMNKRFNDGMGAKQFVVGQKVMNTRYGENPHQKGALYEFGDHFSKNFTTLKGEASFNNLTDISGAVKIAAAFGDENAVCIVKHGNPCGFAIRDSLLDAYTEALKCDPVSAFGGVVAVNGVVDKALAEKMNEIFLEVIIAGRITPEAQAVFEAKKRIKLFEYGSDKIVLANDASDFKHIDGGFVFQDADKVGDDEIKNAELKSKLSADAAAMKDAEIAWKVASLTKSNCVVYVKDAAMVAVGMGMTSRVDASQCALKKAEAMGLDVTGAALASEAFFPFRDSIDAAAAAGVKTVIEPGGSIRDDEVIAAADEYGMALYFTGVRHFLH is encoded by the coding sequence ATGAAAAGAGCACTGCTGAGCGTCAGCGATAAGAGCAATATCGTTGAATTCGCGGCGTCACTGGTGAAGCACGGCTACGAGATCATCTCGACCGGCGGCACGTTCAAAATGCTGAAAGAGGCCGGTATCGCGGCGATCGAGATCGATGAGGTCACCAAGTTCCCGGAATGTTTCGAGGGGCGTGTCAAAACCCTCAACCCCTATATTCACGGCGGCATCCTGCACCGCCGCGACAAGCAGTCGCACCTGGACCAGGCTGCCGAGCTCGGCGTCGAGCCTATCGACCTCGTCTGTGTCAATCTCTACCCTTTCAAGGCAACCATCGAGCGTACGGATGATTTCGAGGAGATCATCGAGAACATCGATATCGGGGGACCGGCGATGGTCCGCTCCGCCGCGAAAAACTTTGACAGCGTCATGATCGTCACCGACCCCTCCGACTACTCCCTGGTCCTGGGTGCCATCGAGAACGACGAGAACAGCGTCGAATTCCGCCGCAGCCTGATGATCAAGGCCTACGAGCACACGGCGGCCTACGACAGCATGATCGCCAACTATATGAACAAGCGTTTCAACGATGGCATGGGCGCGAAGCAGTTCGTCGTCGGCCAGAAAGTGATGAACACGCGCTACGGCGAGAACCCGCACCAGAAAGGGGCGCTGTACGAGTTTGGAGACCACTTCAGCAAGAACTTCACGACCCTCAAAGGCGAAGCGAGCTTCAACAACCTCACCGACATCAGCGGTGCGGTCAAGATCGCGGCGGCGTTCGGCGACGAAAATGCCGTCTGTATCGTCAAGCACGGTAACCCGTGCGGCTTCGCGATCCGCGACAGCCTGCTTGACGCCTACACCGAAGCGCTCAAGTGCGACCCGGTTTCCGCCTTCGGCGGCGTCGTCGCCGTCAACGGTGTCGTCGACAAGGCGCTGGCGGAGAAGATGAACGAGATCTTCCTCGAGGTCATCATTGCCGGCCGTATCACGCCGGAAGCGCAGGCGGTGTTCGAAGCGAAGAAGCGCATCAAGCTCTTCGAATACGGCAGCGACAAGATCGTCCTTGCGAACGACGCGAGCGACTTCAAACACATTGACGGGGGGTTCGTCTTCCAGGATGCCGACAAGGTGGGCGACGACGAGATCAAGAATGCCGAGCTTAAAAGCAAGCTGAGCGCGGATGCCGCGGCGATGAAAGATGCGGAGATCGCGTGGAAAGTCGCTTCGCTGACCAAGTCGAACTGTGTCGTCTACGTCAAAGACGCGGCAATGGTCGCCGTCGGCATGGGAATGACGTCTCGCGTCGATGCGTCGCAGTGTGCACTGAAAAAAGCCGAGGCGATGGGGCTGGACGTCACCGGCGCCGCGCTGGCAAGCGAAGCCTTCTTCCCGTTCCGCGACTCCATCGACGCGGCAGCGGCCGCGGGGGTCAAGACGGTCATCGAACCGGGCGGCTCCATCCGCGATGATGAAGTCATCGCCGCTGCCGACGAGTACGGCATGGCGCTCTACTTCACAGGCGTACGTCACTTCCTCCACTAA
- the lgt gene encoding prolipoprotein diacylglyceryl transferase: protein MEYWNHIYEHFNPVAFSLFGLPVHWYGMMYVLALLAALYGAKWYVRRDRVPVDTLTLDNYFIWVEIGVILGARLGYILFYDPDTAYYLTHPWQIFNPFKNGEFVGIRGMSYHGAVIGFFIASALFSKRHHIHFGQLMDIVAVAVPIGYVFGRIGNFLNQELIGRVTDVPWGIYVGGALRHPSQLYEAVLEGIVVFAVIWLYRNHRRFRGELILLYGFAYGAMRFTAEFWRAPDPQLGFICCGWMTMGQLLSALMMAAAVLLWPIFFAGAKRRRGR from the coding sequence ATGGAGTACTGGAACCACATCTACGAACATTTCAATCCCGTCGCCTTTTCCCTTTTCGGCCTGCCGGTACACTGGTACGGGATGATGTACGTGCTGGCTCTCCTCGCCGCACTCTACGGGGCGAAATGGTACGTGCGCCGCGACAGGGTCCCCGTCGACACGCTGACACTGGACAACTACTTTATCTGGGTCGAGATCGGCGTGATCCTCGGGGCGCGGCTGGGATACATTCTCTTTTACGATCCCGATACGGCCTATTACCTGACGCATCCGTGGCAGATTTTCAACCCCTTTAAAAACGGCGAATTCGTCGGCATCCGGGGGATGAGCTACCACGGGGCCGTGATCGGCTTCTTCATCGCCTCGGCCCTCTTCAGCAAGCGTCATCACATCCATTTCGGCCAGCTGATGGATATCGTCGCGGTGGCCGTTCCCATCGGTTATGTCTTCGGGCGGATCGGGAACTTTCTCAACCAGGAGCTTATCGGCCGGGTGACCGATGTGCCCTGGGGCATCTACGTGGGCGGGGCGCTTCGCCACCCTTCGCAGCTCTACGAGGCCGTACTGGAAGGGATCGTCGTCTTCGCCGTCATCTGGCTCTACCGCAACCACCGACGTTTCCGGGGGGAGCTGATCCTGCTGTACGGGTTTGCGTACGGGGCGATGCGTTTTACGGCGGAGTTCTGGCGTGCGCCGGACCCACAGCTGGGCTTTATCTGCTGCGGCTGGATGACGATGGGGCAGCTGTTGAGTGCGCTGATGATGGCGGCGGCCGTCCTGCTCTGGCCGATTTTTTTTGCCGGGGCGAAAAGACGGCGCGGCCGTTAG
- the murA gene encoding UDP-N-acetylglucosamine 1-carboxyvinyltransferase, giving the protein MDYFKINGPKTLEGSVAVSGAKNAALPLIAMTILAKNPVTITNLPHVVDIKTLLKLLTNLGAAFELDGNRVTIDTRPVNHTMATYDIVKTMRASILVLGPLLARFGHCEVSLPGGCAIGQRPIDLHLKALEHMGAEITIHAGYVRAEAPNGLKGAHILFDKITVTGTANVVMAAALAKGKTTITNAAREPEVVQLCELLRDAGVAIKGVGSSELVIEGTGGELVDIASFAVIPDRIEAGTYLCAAAISRSPLTLTNVRPDHLEAVLGKLEEMGVGIETTEDTITVHPVQSLKPVDITTMEYPAFPTDMQAQFLALCTQAEGTSTVEERLFENRFMHVSELQRLGADITLKGNTATVKGPSPLFGADVMATDLRASSALVLAALVAEGETNIHRIYHLDRGYEALEEKFSLIGADIARLKE; this is encoded by the coding sequence ATGGATTATTTCAAGATCAACGGACCCAAAACCCTGGAGGGCAGCGTTGCCGTCTCCGGCGCCAAGAATGCCGCCCTGCCGCTGATCGCCATGACGATCCTTGCCAAGAACCCTGTCACGATCACGAACCTGCCCCACGTCGTCGACATCAAGACCCTGCTGAAACTACTGACAAACCTCGGTGCGGCGTTTGAACTCGACGGCAACCGCGTCACCATCGACACCCGCCCGGTCAACCATACGATGGCCACGTACGACATTGTCAAGACCATGCGCGCCTCCATCCTTGTGCTTGGACCGCTGCTCGCACGTTTCGGCCACTGCGAAGTCTCCCTCCCGGGCGGCTGTGCCATCGGGCAGCGCCCGATCGACCTCCACCTCAAGGCGCTTGAGCATATGGGCGCGGAGATCACCATCCACGCCGGTTACGTCCGCGCCGAAGCACCCAACGGCCTCAAAGGGGCCCATATCCTCTTTGACAAGATCACCGTTACCGGCACGGCCAATGTCGTGATGGCCGCGGCGCTGGCCAAAGGGAAAACAACGATCACGAACGCCGCGCGCGAACCCGAAGTCGTCCAGCTCTGCGAACTCCTCCGCGATGCCGGGGTGGCGATCAAGGGAGTCGGCAGCTCCGAACTCGTCATCGAAGGTACCGGGGGTGAGCTCGTCGACATCGCCTCCTTCGCCGTCATCCCCGACCGGATCGAAGCGGGTACCTATCTCTGTGCCGCGGCCATTTCACGCTCGCCCCTGACCCTGACCAACGTCCGTCCCGACCACCTCGAAGCGGTCCTAGGCAAACTCGAAGAGATGGGCGTCGGGATCGAAACGACGGAAGACACGATCACCGTCCACCCTGTCCAGTCCCTCAAACCTGTTGACATCACGACCATGGAGTACCCGGCCTTCCCGACGGATATGCAGGCGCAGTTCCTTGCCCTCTGTACCCAGGCGGAAGGGACGTCGACCGTCGAAGAGCGCCTCTTCGAAAACCGCTTTATGCACGTCAGCGAACTGCAACGCCTCGGCGCCGACATCACCCTCAAGGGCAACACCGCCACCGTCAAAGGCCCCTCCCCCCTCTTCGGGGCTGATGTCATGGCCACGGACCTTCGGGCCTCAAGTGCCCTCGTACTGGCGGCACTCGTTGCCGAGGGGGAGACGAATATCCACCGTATCTACCACCTCGACCGCGGCTATGAGGCGCTCGAAGAGAAATTCAGTCTGATCGGTGCGGACATCGCCCGCCTGAAAGAGTAA
- the rsmD gene encoding 16S rRNA (guanine(966)-N(2))-methyltransferase RsmD produces the protein MKPLTKKIVAGKYKGKLLKLPSKTTTRSSKGIVLESYFNTLQFEIIDSVLVELFSGSGSIGLEALSRGAKRILFMERDRDALKVLRSNIAQTDPTACEVIAGDTFETIGQTLARLKQLGEPAYFFIDPPFSIREGHEDIYDKMLDLIAKLPRESVRLITIEHMSGLELPDAIGAYNLQKRKKFGKTSLSYYL, from the coding sequence ATGAAACCGCTGACAAAAAAGATCGTGGCAGGGAAATACAAAGGGAAGCTGCTGAAACTGCCATCCAAAACGACGACGCGTAGTTCCAAGGGGATCGTCCTGGAGTCCTATTTCAATACCCTGCAGTTTGAGATCATAGACAGTGTTCTCGTCGAACTTTTCTCGGGCAGCGGTTCCATCGGGCTCGAGGCACTGAGCCGCGGCGCAAAACGCATCCTTTTCATGGAGCGCGACCGTGACGCCCTGAAGGTACTGCGAAGCAATATTGCCCAGACCGACCCCACCGCCTGCGAGGTGATCGCCGGCGACACCTTCGAGACGATAGGGCAGACGCTTGCGCGCCTCAAGCAGCTCGGCGAACCCGCCTATTTCTTTATCGATCCCCCCTTCTCCATCCGGGAGGGGCACGAGGATATCTACGACAAGATGCTCGACCTGATCGCGAAACTGCCCCGGGAGTCGGTCCGCCTGATCACGATAGAGCACATGAGCGGGCTGGAACTTCCCGATGCAATCGGCGCGTATAACCTGCAAAAACGCAAGAAGTTCGGGAAGACCTCACTGAGTTACTATCTGTAA
- a CDS encoding lipid A biosynthesis lauroyl acyltransferase, producing MILYYLYRALESLLMLLPYPLRKAFFTGLASLAYLVDRQHRAVIRRNLEIAFGKTLDEAEAETIARYCYRNLLLNFLQVIENRRMTPERQRELVTFANRDIVDRARAEGRPVIFVSGHFGNWELGATAIASQIMPTVSIHKQLNNPYFDRYLLESRSRLQMHMAEKHGAVKHLTRALKKGEAVSLMIDQNIRPRESIFVDFFGTQVTQTSAPAFLARKYNAAVIPVFIHTDDEKHYTVRFEEEVPVPHTENAEEDVRIATQRQSDVMERIIREEPKFWFWCHRRWKGGSKGIYAA from the coding sequence ATGATCCTCTACTACCTCTACCGTGCCCTCGAGTCTCTCCTGATGCTCCTGCCCTACCCCCTGCGCAAAGCCTTCTTTACGGGCCTTGCCTCCCTCGCCTATCTGGTCGACCGTCAGCACCGCGCCGTTATCCGGCGCAACCTCGAGATCGCCTTCGGGAAAACCCTCGACGAAGCCGAGGCGGAAACGATCGCGCGCTACTGCTACCGCAACCTGCTGCTGAACTTCCTGCAGGTTATTGAAAACCGCCGCATGACCCCGGAGCGGCAGCGCGAACTGGTCACGTTTGCCAACCGCGATATCGTCGACCGTGCCCGCGCGGAGGGGCGCCCCGTCATCTTTGTCTCGGGGCATTTCGGCAACTGGGAGCTCGGTGCCACGGCGATCGCGTCGCAGATCATGCCTACCGTCAGCATCCACAAACAACTCAACAACCCCTACTTCGACCGCTACCTGCTCGAATCGCGTTCGCGCCTGCAGATGCACATGGCGGAGAAACACGGCGCCGTGAAACACCTGACCCGGGCCCTGAAAAAAGGGGAGGCGGTCTCGCTGATGATCGATCAGAACATCCGGCCGCGCGAGAGTATCTTTGTCGATTTCTTCGGCACGCAGGTGACCCAGACCTCCGCGCCCGCCTTCCTGGCGCGCAAGTACAACGCGGCGGTCATCCCCGTCTTTATCCATACCGACGATGAAAAACACTACACCGTCCGCTTCGAAGAGGAGGTTCCCGTACCGCATACGGAGAACGCCGAAGAGGATGTCCGCATCGCGACGCAGCGCCAGTCCGATGTGATGGAGCGGATTATCCGTGAAGAGCCGAAATTCTGGTTCTGGTGCCACCGCCGCTGGAAAGGCGGGAGCAAGGGGATCTACGCGGCGTAG
- a CDS encoding HD domain-containing phosphohydrolase codes for MNIFPAKIMVVDETPMHVVTVREIFEKEGCNVLGAKNEASALAITSAVKIDLILLDATAKSMDGYAICKRLKSEALTQKIPVIFTGTIPGAQEIQRSFEAGGADCINKPFNSAELYARVRTHLELQKHRERQEDRTQEDLIYTLAYVGELRSKDKSHLKRVSEYSALLGELYGLRPEAVAMLKMASAMHDIGNVVVPERILNKPFPLDMKEREMVQNHTQWGAHILSRTDRPVLRAAATIAAQHHEKFDGSGYPKGLKGENIHIFGRIVAVTDVFDVLVSKRSYKEEWQVNKALAYLTEESGRHFDPKLVGLFVDNLWKFLEIRQKYQE; via the coding sequence ATGAATATTTTTCCGGCAAAAATTATGGTCGTGGACGAGACGCCGATGCATGTCGTAACGGTGAGGGAAATTTTTGAGAAAGAGGGGTGCAACGTTCTGGGTGCAAAGAACGAAGCCTCGGCGCTGGCCATAACGTCGGCCGTGAAGATCGACCTGATCCTGCTGGATGCGACGGCCAAAAGCATGGATGGTTATGCCATCTGCAAACGGCTCAAATCCGAAGCACTGACGCAGAAGATCCCCGTCATTTTCACCGGAACCATTCCGGGGGCACAGGAGATTCAACGCAGTTTTGAAGCCGGAGGTGCGGACTGCATCAACAAACCCTTCAACAGCGCAGAGCTCTATGCGAGGGTCCGGACACACCTGGAACTGCAGAAGCACCGCGAACGGCAGGAAGACCGGACGCAGGAAGACCTCATTTATACATTGGCGTATGTCGGCGAACTCCGTTCGAAAGACAAGTCACATCTCAAGCGGGTATCGGAATACAGTGCGCTCCTCGGCGAGCTCTACGGGCTCCGGCCGGAAGCGGTGGCGATGCTGAAGATGGCATCGGCGATGCACGATATCGGCAACGTGGTCGTGCCGGAGCGGATCCTCAACAAACCTTTCCCGCTCGACATGAAAGAGCGTGAAATGGTACAGAACCATACCCAGTGGGGAGCGCACATCCTCAGCCGAACCGACCGACCCGTCCTGCGGGCCGCGGCGACGATTGCGGCCCAGCATCATGAAAAATTCGACGGGAGCGGTTACCCGAAAGGGCTGAAGGGGGAGAATATCCATATCTTCGGCCGTATCGTCGCCGTGACGGATGTCTTTGACGTCCTGGTGAGCAAGCGCAGTTATAAAGAGGAGTGGCAGGTGAACAAAGCGCTTGCGTACCTGACCGAAGAGAGCGGCAGGCACTTTGATCCGAAGCTTGTGGGGCTCTTTGTCGACAACCTCTGGAAGTTCCTGGAGATACGCCAAAAATACCAGGAATGA
- a CDS encoding exonuclease domain-containing protein → MLCYLDVETTGVEKKDRICSVGMILEEGGRYETLYDLVRPPKKVPPEAMAVHHLTNEMLADAPEFDATAAAKRLEALNTPETVLVGHNLAFDLGMLAKEGITWQGGMIDTLKCVKHLLGSEIAHFSLQYLRYELRLYQREQSLADELGIPLCAHHALSDALHTMLLHRYLEEMADRERLMTLTTEQALVHKLTFGKYGGKFIEDIARRDPAYLEWMLRSLSDLDEDLRYSIEYYMNEVRG, encoded by the coding sequence ATGCTCTGTTACCTTGACGTGGAGACGACCGGTGTCGAAAAAAAAGACCGCATCTGTTCGGTAGGGATGATCCTTGAGGAGGGGGGCAGGTACGAGACCCTCTACGACCTTGTACGGCCGCCGAAAAAGGTGCCCCCGGAGGCGATGGCGGTCCACCACCTGACCAACGAGATGCTCGCCGACGCGCCGGAGTTCGATGCGACGGCGGCGGCAAAGCGTCTCGAAGCGCTCAATACCCCCGAGACGGTCCTCGTCGGCCACAACCTGGCCTTTGACCTGGGCATGCTTGCCAAAGAGGGGATCACCTGGCAGGGCGGGATGATCGACACGCTCAAATGCGTCAAGCACCTGCTCGGCAGCGAGATCGCCCACTTCTCGTTGCAGTACCTGCGCTACGAACTTCGGCTCTACCAGCGTGAACAGTCTCTTGCCGACGAGCTTGGCATTCCGCTCTGTGCCCATCATGCGCTGAGTGATGCCCTGCACACGATGCTGCTGCACCGCTACCTCGAAGAGATGGCCGACCGCGAGCGGCTGATGACGCTGACAACGGAACAGGCGCTGGTTCACAAGCTTACTTTCGGCAAGTACGGTGGCAAGTTTATCGAGGATATCGCCCGCCGCGACCCGGCCTACCTGGAGTGGATGCTCCGCAGTCTGAGCGATCTTGACGAAGATCTGCGCTACAGCATTGAATATTACATGAACGAGGTGCGAGGATGA
- the waaC gene encoding lipopolysaccharide heptosyltransferase I, whose amino-acid sequence MNIARIAIVRLSALGDIINSAVVLQFVRRHHPEARIDWITESQFAPMLQGHPELEKVHGIPLKQLKREKRFALLRDTVRDLRALGPYDVIIDMQGLLKSALVARLLGPNVHGFDAASAREGAAALFYRTKSRIPYEANIIRRNCDIVAEALGFTVSDAELLAKAPALPVGPRPDFLDDTPYIAVVVGASWPSKCYPPAQLAAVCDALPLPCILVWGSENERMDAEAIAAESSNARVAPKIGLPALRDLIGHAALTVGGDTGPTHLAWALNRPSVVLYGPTTPRMMFETPQNVALESDSVVDILRIDKTDMSIGTIPPESVIQKAKELL is encoded by the coding sequence ATGAATATTGCGCGCATCGCCATCGTCCGACTCAGTGCCCTGGGCGACATTATCAACAGTGCCGTCGTCTTGCAGTTCGTCCGACGGCACCATCCCGAGGCCCGTATCGACTGGATCACCGAGTCGCAGTTCGCCCCCATGCTGCAGGGGCACCCGGAGCTGGAAAAGGTCCACGGCATTCCGCTCAAGCAGCTTAAACGCGAAAAACGCTTCGCGCTGCTGCGCGACACGGTCCGCGATCTGCGGGCCCTCGGTCCCTATGACGTCATTATCGACATGCAGGGACTGCTCAAGTCGGCCCTCGTCGCCCGCCTGCTCGGCCCGAACGTCCACGGCTTCGATGCCGCTTCGGCCAGAGAGGGAGCGGCCGCACTCTTCTACCGCACCAAAAGCCGTATCCCCTACGAGGCCAACATCATCCGCCGCAACTGCGACATCGTCGCGGAGGCTCTCGGTTTTACCGTCAGTGATGCGGAGCTGCTCGCCAAAGCCCCGGCGCTGCCGGTCGGTCCGCGCCCGGATTTCCTCGACGACACACCCTACATCGCCGTCGTCGTCGGGGCGTCCTGGCCGTCAAAATGCTACCCGCCGGCCCAGCTGGCCGCCGTCTGCGACGCCCTGCCCCTGCCCTGTATCCTCGTATGGGGTTCCGAAAACGAACGTATGGACGCCGAGGCGATCGCCGCAGAGAGCAGCAATGCCCGTGTCGCCCCGAAAATTGGCCTGCCCGCACTGCGTGACCTCATCGGCCACGCGGCACTGACCGTCGGCGGGGATACGGGACCGACGCACCTCGCCTGGGCATTGAACCGCCCCTCCGTCGTCCTCTACGGCCCGACGACCCCCCGGATGATGTTCGAGACACCGCAGAATGTCGCTCTCGAATCGGACTCCGTCGTCGACATCCTCCGTATCGACAAGACCGACATGAGCATCGGGACGATTCCCCCCGAGTCGGTCATCCAGAAAGCGAAAGAGCTGCTATGA